Part of the Paenibacillus kyungheensis genome, GAGCAATCAAATCGGGTTCATCGAATACCCCTTCAGCCAAGCGACGGAAAAAGCGTGGCATTCCGTTTTCCAACACAGCTCCACGTACACCCAAAATCGAAGCTTCCGGCGCAAGACGTTCTGCTAACGGAATCAAATCGTTTTCTGTTCCTCCTGTACCATGTAACAATAACAAAACAGGTTGTGATGCATCTGTACCTTGCTTGAAAATATGTTTTAATGTTAGTGTCATCTCTGTTCCTCCTCTATACGTGCTTGATAATATACGGACAATTTTTTCTCATATTATAAAATGATGGGTGCAAAGTAAAATATCTTATTGAAGTTGTTATTACGATTGAGGAGATATTTTACGAACTTCGATCGGTAATAGATTTTGTTCAATCAATTCACGTTGTGGTTCATACCATTCTGGTAACATTAATTTTTGTCCTAATTGATCTGCTGGTTCATCATTTGCAAATCCTGGAGGATCTGTAGCAATCTCGAACAAGATGCCACCTTCTTCACGGAAGTACACTGCATTGAAATATTGACGATCAATAACAGGTGTAGGTTGGAAGCCACCCGCTTGTACTTGTTCACGCCATAGTTCATGCTCTGCAAAGTCAGCCGCACGCCATGCGATATGATGCACTGTTCCTGCACCGGCAATACCTCTTGGTAATTCACGAGAATTTACATCAATAATATTTCCGATTTCGCCATCTGCTTGAAAACGAACATATCCGTCTTCTTCTGCAATTTTGGTAAGTCCAAGGACATGTTCTACGGTATGCAATGTTTTTGCAGGGGCTGCACTGAACAATACTCCGCCACCAAATCCTTTAATCGCTTGTGCAGACGTGATACCATCCCATTCCCATGTACTTGCTGCGCCGCCTTCACGTTCAACCAATTCAATTCGTAGACCATCATGATCTTCAAATCGTAACAATTGTTCGCCAAAACGTTGTACTGGTTCAAAACGAATACCTAATCGTGTTAACCGTTCTTTCCAGAAATCAAGTGATCCTGTAGGAACAGCAAATACGGTAATTCCCAATTGCCCTGCTCCAACAGCACCTTTACGTGCACCTGGTTGTGGGAAAAAAGTAACGATTGTTCCCGGGCTACCTCCAGCATCTCCAAAGTATAAATGATAAACATCTGGTGCATCAAAATTGATTGTTTTTTTGACCATGTGTAGTCCAAGTACACCTGCATAAAAGTCAACATTGCGTTGTGGATCGGCTACAAAAGAAGTGATGTGGTGAATACCTGCTGTACGAAGTGTCATAATAATGATCTCCTTTATGTTTCATTTTTTTAGTATTACATCATGTTTGAATGCTCTTATTTAAAATATCTTTAAGTTAAACTAATTACGTATACCTATTTCGTGGTGATGTGTCACTGTTGTATATCTTTATTATAAACAGTTTGCGCAATAACAAAAGACCTTTGCAGAAGAATGTTGCTGAACACCGAACTAACTAACTTTTAGTAAGTAATATAAATGAATTTGATGAGTTTCTTTTTTGGTACAGGGCAGTTGTTTTCCATTTTCATCTACTCTTACAGAATAACAGTATACAAAAAGCAGAAATAATAACACACCATATGTGCTGTATTATTTCTGCTTGTGTAAAATCAATCTTTTTACTATTGTATTGTTTTACTTTTGCTTATGAATATACAATTCAGGACGACGATCGGCAAAAACAGGAATACGTCCACGTACTTCATCTGCTAGATCAAGATCGATTGTTGCGCTAATAATACCTTCTGCTTCATCACCTTCTGCTAATACTTCGCCCCATGGATCGATAATCATCGAATGACCGAAAAACTCACTATTTTCATCACGTCCTACACGATTACAAGCCACCACATACATTTGATTTTCGATCGCACGTGCTGTTAATAATGTACGCCAGTGATGCATACGTGGATGAGGCCACTCCGCAGGAACAAACCAGATTTGCGCACCTGCCAGAGCAAGACTACGCGCTAACTCAGGAAAACGAAGATCGTAACAGATCGAAGCCGCAGCAGTTACATCATGTAATGGAAATAAAGCAGTCTGCTCGCCGGGTTGCATAAACTTCTCTTCATTCATTAATTTGAACAAATGAATTTTGTCGTATTTGGCACTACGCTCACCATCCGCGTCATACACATACAATGTATTATAAAATCCACTTTCACGTTGTTCTGATATGGAACCTCCTACCAGCACAATCTGATACCGCTTAGCTATATCACTCATCCATGTAGTCAGCTTCCCATTTTCAGGTTCAGCTAATCCTGCCAAGCGATCCAGAGCATACCCTGTATTCCACATTTCAGGCAGTACAACAACATCCGGCTTCTGCTCTGCTGTCATCGCTTGAGCAATCCACTCTTCAGCACGTTGTTGATTCACTGTAGGATTGGCAAGTTCAATATCCATTTGAATTAAAGCAATATGTAATTGGCGTGTATTTGTCATTAGTGATCATTCCCCTTTATCCAAGCTTAAATAATAGTACAAATCTGTTCTACTTTTAATGTATCATGAGTTTATTGTTTTTGATATCCTCTATATACCATTAGCTAAGAATAGAAACTACTTTCTATTCCTTTAAATCTCCTCTATACTGATCGGAAAAATCATGATAGATTAGGAAGACTTGAGTTCTTTTAAAATTGTAGCAATCATAACATGAATTTACCAGATACGGAGTGATAATGATGAACACCCATTCAAACCCTAACTCAACAACAAATAACGTGCCAAGTATATCTATTACACCTGCTAGTGTGATGAACCAATTGCCAGAACAGTTTTTTGCGAAGCTTGTACAAAATGTGAATCGTCAGGTTGCCGCAGGACATGATGTTATTAATTTGGGACAAGGCAACCCGGATCAACCTACACCTGCGCATATTGTTGAAGAGTTACGTGAAGCCGCAGGCAATCCCCAATATCACAAATACTCTCCTTTTTCAGGCTATTCTTTTTTGAAAGAAGCAGCCGCGCAACGTTATAAGGAAGATTATAATGTCGATCTTGATCCTGAGACCGAAGTGGCTATTTTATTTGGTGGCAAAACAGGGCTGATTGAAATAAGTCAGATCATGCTAGAGCAAGGAGATATCTGCCTTGTCCCTGATCCGGGATATCCTGATTATTGGTCTGGTGTCGCTTTATCCGGTGCAGAGATGTCATTTATGCCTTTAACAGAAGAAAATAAATATTTGCCAGATTACAGCGCTATTGCACCTGAAGTATTAGAAAAAGCCAAGCTGATGTTTCTTAATTATCCGAATAATCCGACATCTGCTACAGCTCCTTACTCTTTCTATGAAGAAACAGTACAATTTGCAGCCAAACATAATATTGTAGTTGCCAGCGATTTTGCTTATGGGGCAATTGGATTTGACGACGAACAACCAGTTAGCTTTTTACAGATTCCCGGCGCCAAAGAAGTCGGTGTCGAGTTTTATACGTTGTCCAAAACGTATAATATGGCAGGTTGGCGGGTTGCTTTTGCTCTAGGAAATAAAGAGATTATTCGCCTGATCAACTTGATGCAAGATCATGTGTATGTGAGTTTGTTTGGAGGTATTCAAGCGGCGGCAGCCAAAGCTTTGACCGATTCTCAACAATGTGTAACTGATCTAGTCGCTACCTATGAATCCCGCCGGAATGCTTTTTTTGCGGAATTGGAAAAAATCGGTTGGGAAGCAAAAGCGCCTAAAGGCTCGTTCTTTGCATGGTTACCTACGCCTAACGGAATGGGTTCAGAAGAATTTGCAACCTTATTACTGGAAAAAGCACATGTTGCTGTAGCTCCAGGAGTTGGCTTCGGCACCAAAGGTGAAGGATATGTGCGTATCGGTCTACTCACTTCAGAAGAACGATTGCAAGAAGCAGTTCGCCGAATTGGGAAGCTAGACTTATTCAAATAAGATTCAAGTGTGTGATGCGGTGCTTGGCAAAAGCGCTTGATCATGCTATTCTAGTTTGCAACAGTTAACATGACTTTGATGCACGTTATTGATATGAATCAATCGTGATGACGGGAACAGTACGTAAGCCCGCGGTGTGTATAGAGAGTGAATCCCAGAGGCTGAAAGGATTCGCCACCAGCTCTTACCGAAACCTACCCCCGAGCTTTTAGCGCCTATAACGCTGAACGGATACCTACCGTTATCTTGGACAAGTAAGCCGGATAGAATGATAGAGTCTATCAATAAAGGTGGTACCGCGGAAGCTCAGACTTTCGTCCTTTGCATCGTATAATGATGTAGAGGATGAAAGTCTTTTTTGTCTATATTTTCAAGAAATATTATAGTAAGTCAGGCAGTTATAAAGGAGTGAAACGATTGTCAAATCAGCGTATTGTTGTCAAGATTGGGAGCAGCTCGCTAACCGGATCACAAGGAGGACTCGATCATCAAGCTGTTGATTTTTTTGCAGATGAGATCGCATCATTACAACATGCAGGCTACTCTGTGCTATTAGTCACTTCTGGAGCAGTAGCCGCAGGTTTTAGAGAAATTGGATATCATTCACGCCCCAAATTATTACACGAAAAGCAAGCCGCCGCATCGGTCGGTCAAGCGCTATTAATGCGTGATTATCAAGAAGCTTTTGCCCGTCATGGGATTGTCAGTGGACAGATTTTGTTAACACGCAGTGATTTTAATAATCGTAAGCGTACAGGTAATGCGACGATGACGATCGAAGAATTGCTCAAGCAAGGGGTTATCCCTATCTTTAACGAAAATGATACAGTGTCTGTCGATGAATTAAAATTCGGCGATAATGATACGTTATCTGCACTTGTGGCAAATCTAGCTCGTGCTTCGCAATTAGTTATTTTGACAGATATGGAAGGATTGTATAGCGCAGATCCACGTCATGATCCTACAGCTACACGATACGATCGAATCGATGAGATTACCGATGAGATCTATGCAGTTGCTGGAGGTTCAGGTTCAGCGGTAGGTACAGGCGGAATGCGCTCTAAGCTTGATGCTGCCAAAATCGCTACTCGTGGCGGTGTGCCTGTCTTTGTCGGTCGTGTACGCGAAGTCGGCGATCTCAAAGCTGCGATTGATCATCATGGGAAAGGGACTTATTTTGCTACTCATGTGTCTGCTCTTTCGATCAAAAAACAATGGCTTGGATTTTTATCAACTCCGCTTGGTACGCTAATTGTCGATGATGGAGCAGCCTATGCATTGAGTCGTGAAAATCGTAGCCTATTGCCTGTCGGGATCAAGCAAGTCGAAGGACAATTCCATGCCGGTGATGTGATTGAAGTTGTTAATCTTCAACGTGAAGTACTTGGTCGAGGTATCGTCAATTATGACCATGATCAATTACAATTAATCTGTGGTCTTCCAAGCTCTGAAATATCTACACGATTAGGTATTGAAGATATCCACCGATTAGAAGCTGTCCATCGAGATGAATGGGTTTCTTTATAATGATTGATTTATACGTGAACTGATTATGACTGATTATGATAGAGGAGGTTTTTTATTATGAGTGAAGTAGTAGACAAGTCCACTCTTTCCAAACAAGCTTCGACTAGACTAGGAGCACTATCGACTCAAGACAAAAACGAAGCATTGCTGATGATGGCAAAAGCATTAATTTCTCATACCGATGAGATTATTACAGCAAATATAGAAGATTTGGAACATGGACGTGCACAAGGAACTTCTGAATCTATGTTAGACCGCTTGCGTCTGGATAGCGTACGTATTGAAGGCATTGCTTCTGCTTTACGCCAAATCGCTGATCTGGATGATCCTATTGGTGAGCTATTAGAAACACTAGAACGTCCAAATGGATTAATTATCGAAAAGCTACGCGTTCCTATTGGTGTGATTGGCATTATTTATGAAGCTCGTCCTAATGTGACTGTAGATGCCGCAGGATTATCGCTCAAAACAGGAAATGCAGTCGTGTTGCGCGGTGGTTCAGCCGCACTTTCATCCAATCGCAAAATAGTAGAGATTCTTCATCAAGCCTTAGAACAATCAGCTATTCCACGTGATGCTTTACAATTGATCGAAGATGCTGATCGTGCTTCTGTCAATGAAATGATGAAGCTTAACGGTATTATAGATGTGATTATTCCGCGTGGTGGTCATTCGCTAATCCAAAATGTTGTGCAAAATTCTACAGTTCCTGTTATTGAGACTGGCGCGGGGATTTGTCATACTTTTATCGATGCGACAGCAGATCATCAAATGGCGCAAGATATCGCTATCAATGCTAAAGTACAGCGTCCTTCAGTCTGTAATTCGATGGAAACCCTG contains:
- a CDS encoding ring-cleaving dioxygenase — translated: MTLRTAGIHHITSFVADPQRNVDFYAGVLGLHMVKKTINFDAPDVYHLYFGDAGGSPGTIVTFFPQPGARKGAVGAGQLGITVFAVPTGSLDFWKERLTRLGIRFEPVQRFGEQLLRFEDHDGLRIELVEREGGAASTWEWDGITSAQAIKGFGGGVLFSAAPAKTLHTVEHVLGLTKIAEEDGYVRFQADGEIGNIIDVNSRELPRGIAGAGTVHHIAWRAADFAEHELWREQVQAGGFQPTPVIDRQYFNAVYFREEGGILFEIATDPPGFANDEPADQLGQKLMLPEWYEPQRELIEQNLLPIEVRKISPQS
- a CDS encoding carbon-nitrogen family hydrolase produces the protein MTNTRQLHIALIQMDIELANPTVNQQRAEEWIAQAMTAEQKPDVVVLPEMWNTGYALDRLAGLAEPENGKLTTWMSDIAKRYQIVLVGGSISEQRESGFYNTLYVYDADGERSAKYDKIHLFKLMNEEKFMQPGEQTALFPLHDVTAAASICYDLRFPELARSLALAGAQIWFVPAEWPHPRMHHWRTLLTARAIENQMYVVACNRVGRDENSEFFGHSMIIDPWGEVLAEGDEAEGIISATIDLDLADEVRGRIPVFADRRPELYIHKQK
- a CDS encoding pyridoxal phosphate-dependent aminotransferase — protein: MNTHSNPNSTTNNVPSISITPASVMNQLPEQFFAKLVQNVNRQVAAGHDVINLGQGNPDQPTPAHIVEELREAAGNPQYHKYSPFSGYSFLKEAAAQRYKEDYNVDLDPETEVAILFGGKTGLIEISQIMLEQGDICLVPDPGYPDYWSGVALSGAEMSFMPLTEENKYLPDYSAIAPEVLEKAKLMFLNYPNNPTSATAPYSFYEETVQFAAKHNIVVASDFAYGAIGFDDEQPVSFLQIPGAKEVGVEFYTLSKTYNMAGWRVAFALGNKEIIRLINLMQDHVYVSLFGGIQAAAAKALTDSQQCVTDLVATYESRRNAFFAELEKIGWEAKAPKGSFFAWLPTPNGMGSEEFATLLLEKAHVAVAPGVGFGTKGEGYVRIGLLTSEERLQEAVRRIGKLDLFK
- the proB gene encoding glutamate 5-kinase — protein: MSNQRIVVKIGSSSLTGSQGGLDHQAVDFFADEIASLQHAGYSVLLVTSGAVAAGFREIGYHSRPKLLHEKQAAASVGQALLMRDYQEAFARHGIVSGQILLTRSDFNNRKRTGNATMTIEELLKQGVIPIFNENDTVSVDELKFGDNDTLSALVANLARASQLVILTDMEGLYSADPRHDPTATRYDRIDEITDEIYAVAGGSGSAVGTGGMRSKLDAAKIATRGGVPVFVGRVREVGDLKAAIDHHGKGTYFATHVSALSIKKQWLGFLSTPLGTLIVDDGAAYALSRENRSLLPVGIKQVEGQFHAGDVIEVVNLQREVLGRGIVNYDHDQLQLICGLPSSEISTRLGIEDIHRLEAVHRDEWVSL
- a CDS encoding glutamate-5-semialdehyde dehydrogenase, with the protein product MSEVVDKSTLSKQASTRLGALSTQDKNEALLMMAKALISHTDEIITANIEDLEHGRAQGTSESMLDRLRLDSVRIEGIASALRQIADLDDPIGELLETLERPNGLIIEKLRVPIGVIGIIYEARPNVTVDAAGLSLKTGNAVVLRGGSAALSSNRKIVEILHQALEQSAIPRDALQLIEDADRASVNEMMKLNGIIDVIIPRGGHSLIQNVVQNSTVPVIETGAGICHTFIDATADHQMAQDIAINAKVQRPSVCNSMETLLVHTDYDQTALTTLAEALRQDQVEIRGCALTRERISWAHEATEQDYATEYSDYILNIKIVANLDEALEHIATYSTKHSECIVTADEENAKRFMQEVDAAAVYHNASTRFTDGFEFGFGAEIGISTQKLHARGPMGLPALTSTKYRIYGNGQIRQ